From the Acidimicrobiales bacterium genome, the window CCTCGTCGAAGAAGCGCGACGGGTCGGTGAGGACCTCGTCGTCGGCCCGCAGGTCGTGGGCGTGGGCGTTGGCCAGGTCGGCGATGGCCTCGCGGCCGGTCGACTTGAGGTACCGCGCCATGGCGTCGTCGTAGGCGAACACCGAGGTGGTGGCGCCGATCTCGGCGCCCATGTTGCAGATGGTGGCCTTGCCCGTGCACGAGATGGAGTTGGCGCCGGGGCCGAAGTACTCGACGATCGCGCCCGTCCCGCCCTTGACGGTGAGGATCTCGGCGACCTTCAAGATGATGTCCTTGGGGGCGCTCCAGCCGCTGAGCGAGCCGGTGAGGTGGACGCCGATGAGCTTGGGCCAGCGCACGTTGAACGGGTGCCCGGTCATGACGTCGACGGCGTCGGCGCCGCCGACACCGATGGCCACCATGCCCAGGCCGCCGGCGTTCGGGGTGTGGCTGTCGGTGCCGATCATCATCCCGCCGGGGAAGGCGTACTGCTCGAGCACGACCTGGTGGATGATGCCCGAGCCCGGCTTCCAGAAGCCGAGGCCGTACTTGGCCGACACCGTCTCGAGGAAGTCGTACACCTCGGAGTTGTTGTCGAGGGCGGCGAGCAGGTCCACCTTGCCGTCGTCGCGGGCCTGGATCAGGTGGTCGCAGTGCACGGTGGAGGGCACCGCGGCCTGGGGGAGGCCGGCGGTCATGAACTGGAGCAGCGCCATCTGGGCGGTGGCGTCCTGCATGGCCACACGGTCGGGCTGGAGGTCGGCGTAGCTGCGGCCGCGCTCGATCTCCTGGCCCTCGGGGTCGCGCAGGTGGTTGATGAGGATCTTCTCGGCCAGGGTGAGGGGACGGCCGAGGCGGCGACGGCCGATGGCGACGCGCTCCTCGAGGGTGGCGTAGACACCCTCCACCAGTTCGACGGGGGTGGTGGGGGTGACGGTGTGCTCGGTGCGGTCAGCGGCCATGGCGAGGTTCCTCTCTGTGCCTGCGTGCTCCGGACATGATACAAGTAGAAGACAAGTGCGCACACATCGTTACCAACAGATCGCCGACGAGCTGCGTCAGCGGGTCGAGGCGGGTGAGTTCGCGGCTGGTCGGCTCCTACCCAGTGAGTCCGAGCTCTCCGGACAGTACAGCGCCAGCCGGGTCACGATCCGGCGAGCGCTCGAGGCGTTGCGCGCCGACGGGCTGGTCGAGTCCCGCCAGGGCTTCGGGTGGTTCGTCGCCGCCGACCCCCTACGCCAGACCCTCGGCCGGCTCGGCACCATCGAGGGCCAGCTCGCCGCCTCGGGGGTGCCCTCCGAGCGCCGGATCCTCGACTTCGCGTTCGTCCGAGCGCCGGCCCGGGTGCGCTCCGTGCTCGGCGAGGACACCGTCCTACGGGTTCGTCGCGTGAACCTCGCCGATGGCGAGCCCTTC encodes:
- a CDS encoding GntR family transcriptional regulator; protein product: MRTHRYQQIADELRQRVEAGEFAAGRLLPSESELSGQYSASRVTIRRALEALRADGLVESRQGFGWFVAADPLRQTLGRLGTIEGQLAASGVPSERRILDFAFVRAPARVRSVLGEDTVLRVRRVNLADGEPFARVTVWCPESLGSGLSRDQVAAKSFYDLLGVEFGGATQTIGADAASDADAEALEIPSGSPVLVCERVTEDADGRAVLLSEHVFPAHRTEFVVDLPHAEASISPSGLRLVDGP